The sequence below is a genomic window from Haloferax mediterranei ATCC 33500.
CCGCCGAGTCGATTCGTGCGGCGTGTACCGATATCGACGCGACAGTTACCGAGACCACTCCGGACTCGCTCGGCGAGTTCGACCTCGGGTTCGTCGTCGCGGCAGTCGGTGACGACGCCTTCGACACGGCCGACGCCACTGCGAAACGATGGCTTACAGTCGAAATCGGCGGCATCGGTGGTCACGCCGTCACTGACATCGACGCCGCCGTCTCGGCGTTCGACGAAACGAGCGCCGGATTCGCCGACCTCCGCGCTCGCGTCGCGTCGACCACCGAATCTGACGGACGGCCCTCGGGCGACCGCGCGGCGGTTCGACTCGCCGGTGCCGTTGCGGGTCGACGCGGTATCGCACTGCTCTCCGGCGGCGATATTGCGGGGACCGTCGTGGAGGTTCCCGGCCGAGAGCGGGCGCTGCTTCCGGTTCCCGAACCGACCGACCGCGACCGAGTCGTCCGCCGCGATTTCCGCACGGTCGAGTTGGACGACGCACTCTCGCGAGCGGAGCAGGCGGTCGACGACCGCGTCGGCATCATCACGCAGGTCGGCGAACGCGAATCGTTCCCGCTTCCGTACTATGTCGCACAGACTGCCGACACGACTGCCTACGCGGACGCCCGCGCTGCTGAACTCGCAGGCGGTGCTGCGGCGGGGTGGGACGAAGCGTACATGAAGGCACTCGGCGAGGCGCTGGAGCGCTATTCGGCCGGGGTCTACCGGACGAGCGAGTTCGCCGTCGCACCCACGGCTTCTCGACCGAATGCCATCCCGCCGAGTCGGTTCATCAGACCCGACTCGTACCGCGACCCCGACCCGAGCGAACCGATTCAGTGGGTCGACGGCGAACACCTTGAGACCGGAGATACCGTCTCGCTCCCTGCAGAGTTCGTCCACTACCCGCCGCCGACGGAGCGACACAAGCCGTCGATTACGACGGGACTCGGACTCGGAAACTCCGGAACGGAAGCGATTCTCTCGGGATTGTACGAGACTATCGAGCGCGACGCGACGATGCTCGCGTGGTACTCGACGTTCGACCCGCTCGGTCTCGATGTGACTGACGAGACGTTCGAGACCTTGACCACTCGCGCCCGCTCGGAAGACCTCGACGTGACGGCGTTGTTGGTGACGCAGGACGTGGACGTACCCGTCGTCGCCGTTGCCGTCCACCGCGAGGGGGAGTGGCCGAAATTCGCGATGGGGTCCGGGGCCGACCTCGACGCCAACAGCGCCGCCCGCTCGGCGCTCGCGGAGGCGCTACAGAACTGGACCGAACTCCGCGGGATGGGGCCCGAACAGGCTGCGACGCAGGGCGGTGCGATTGCCACCTACGCTGATTTCCCAGACGCTGCTCAGACATTCGTCTCGACGGAAGCGACGATTCCCGCCGACTCGGTTGGGCCGGACAAGATTCCCGAAGGAGCGGGCGAACTTGATGCCGTAGTTGAGCGCGTCACGGATGCTGGCCTCGACGCTTACGCCGCTCGAATCACGCCCAGAGATGTCGAGCAACTCGGCTTCGAAGCGGTCCGCGTGTTGGTTCCGGAAGCGCAACCACTGTTCATCGGTGAACCATTCTTCGCCGACCGCGCGCGCTCGGTCCCGCGTGACCTCGGGTTCGAACCGCGACTGGACCGCGAGTTCCATCCGTTCCCGTAATTGTCTGGATTTCGCGCTGCTAAGTGGCTGACAGCCGGCACGCTCGTGGTCGCGCGGCGACGTGCC
It includes:
- a CDS encoding YcaO-like family protein; amino-acid sequence: MNIGLVGSGPAAESIRAACTDIDATVTETTPDSLGEFDLGFVVAAVGDDAFDTADATAKRWLTVEIGGIGGHAVTDIDAAVSAFDETSAGFADLRARVASTTESDGRPSGDRAAVRLAGAVAGRRGIALLSGGDIAGTVVEVPGRERALLPVPEPTDRDRVVRRDFRTVELDDALSRAEQAVDDRVGIITQVGERESFPLPYYVAQTADTTAYADARAAELAGGAAAGWDEAYMKALGEALERYSAGVYRTSEFAVAPTASRPNAIPPSRFIRPDSYRDPDPSEPIQWVDGEHLETGDTVSLPAEFVHYPPPTERHKPSITTGLGLGNSGTEAILSGLYETIERDATMLAWYSTFDPLGLDVTDETFETLTTRARSEDLDVTALLVTQDVDVPVVAVAVHREGEWPKFAMGSGADLDANSAARSALAEALQNWTELRGMGPEQAATQGGAIATYADFPDAAQTFVSTEATIPADSVGPDKIPEGAGELDAVVERVTDAGLDAYAARITPRDVEQLGFEAVRVLVPEAQPLFIGEPFFADRARSVPRDLGFEPRLDREFHPFP